CAGGCGTAGGCGACGGCTTCGAGGCCGCGGTCCTGCGCATGCGGGCCGCCGGCCTGGAAGGCCATCATCCAGCCCTGGCCGGTGGTCATCATCACCGCATGGGCGATCTCGAAGCTGCGCTTGTTCAGGCGATCGAGGATTTCCAGGCAGACGCCGACCCGGCCTTCGGCGCCGATCTTGCGCCAGCCGGGCATCGCCGCTTCGGCGGCGGCGATCAGCGCGCTCGGCTCGCAAACCGGATAGCGCACGTCGAGCGCGATGCCATACGGTGAACGTTCCGACGCAGCCCAGCCGCTGCGGCCCGGTTGATCCAGCTCGAAATCCTTGCCGAGGCAGGCCTCGAAGGCGCGCTTGCCGTCGTCCGCAGCGGTTTCGCCATAGACCTTGGGACTGGGCATTTCCGCATACGGCGTCCAGTAGCCGCGGGTGTGGATGGCGGCCAGCGCGGCCTCGAGCGTCGCCTGGTGCTTGGCGTAGAGCGGGTGGGTCATCGGTTGTCTCCTCTGTTGTAGGCGGTGCGGCCGCAGCCTTCGCGGCACGCGCTCCGCGCCTCTAGCCGCGACAGTCGCGGGCGTCGCCGCGGCGTGAAAACGTCAACTAGAAAGCGCTTGTCTTTTGATCTGGATCAAGATTACTATTGATTGACCAGTCGGTCAAACAATCGCTCCGGCGATCCAGACCTTCGAATCCCAAAAGACGCTCGAACCAAGGACAAGCAGCGCCCGGTCGGTTCCCGTCGCCCATTGCGGGACGGCCGGCGTGCCAGCAGGAGGAGACAGATGAGCAGCTTCGAAACCATCCGCTACGAGGTCGCCGCCGGCGTCGCCACGCTGACCTTGAACCGCCCGGACCGCCTCAACAGCTTCAACGACCAGATGCACCGCGAAGTGCGCGAAGCGCTCGCCCAGGTGCAGGCCGGTCGCGCCGACGGTTCGGTGCGGGTGCTGGTGATCGCCGCCGCCGGCCGCGGCTTCTGCGCCGGGCAGGATCTGTCCGACCGCAACGTGTCGGCCGGTGCCGAAGCGCCCGACCTCGGCGCATCGATCGAGAAGAACTACAAGCCGCTGGTGACGACGCTGCGCAACCTCGACCTGCCGGTGATCGCCGCGGTGAATGGCGTGGCCGCCGGCGCCGGCGCCAACCTGGCGCTGGCCTGCGACCTGGTGTTCGCGGCGCGCTCGGCGAGCTTCATCCAGTCCTTCGCCAAGCTCGGCCTGGTTCCCGACACCGGCGGCTCCTGGATCCTGCCGCGCCTGCTCGGTCCGGCCCGCGCGCTGGGGCTGGCGCTGCTCGGCGACAAGCTGCCGGCCGAACAGGCCGAACAATGGGGCCTGATCTGGAAATGCGTGGATGACGACGCCCTGCAGGCCACCGTGCAGCAGGTCGCGGCCACGCTCGCCAACGGTCCCACCTTTGGCTACGCCCAGACCAAGAAGGCGATCTGGGCCAGCTCCACCAACGATTTCGATACCCAACTCGACCTCGAGCGCGATGCCATGCGGGCCTGCGGCCGCTCGCATGACTACCGCGAAGGCGTGGCCGCCTTCATGGAAAAACGCGCTCCTCAATTCAAGGGGAATTAAGGCGTGACTGCAGCAGACAAGGCGCTCGACAAGCAGGTGAAGGTGCTGGTGATCGGTGCCGGCGCGATGGGCAGCGGCATTGCCCACGTGGCGGCGCTGGCCGGTCATCCGGTGTATCTGTACGACACCCGCGCGGAAGCGATCGACAAGGGCATCGGCGGCATCGCCAAGGATCTCGCCTTCCTGGTCGAAAAGGGCAAGCTCGCCGGCGCGGAGCGCGACGCGGTGCTCGCCCGCATCAGCGGCATCACCCAGCTGGCCGACGCGAAGGACGCGGGCCTCGCGATCGAAGCCATCGTCGAGAACCTCGACATCAAGCAGAAGCTCTTCCGCGAACTCGAAGCCCTGCTGGCGGAGGACGCGGTGCTGGCCTCCAACACCTCCTCGCTGTCGATCACCGCGATGGGCGCCGCGCTGGCGCGCCCGGAACGCCTGGTCGGGCTGCATTTCTTCAACCCGGCGCCGCGCATGAAGCTGGTCGAGATCGTCTCGGGTCTGGCCACGCCGCGCGAACTCGCCGAACGCATGCACGCCACCGCCAAGGCGTGGGGCAAGGTGCCGGTGCATGCGAAGTCGACGCCGGGCTTCATCGTCAATCGCGTCGCCCGCCCGTACTACGCGGAGGCCCAGCGCGTGCTGGCCGAATGCGCTGCCGAGCCGGCTACGCTTGATGCGGCAATGCGCGAAGGTTGCGGCTTCCCGATGGGGCCGTTCGAGCTGATGGACCTGATCGGCCACGACGTCAATTTCGCCGTGACCAACTCGGTGTTCGACGCCTACTTCGGCGACAAGCGCTTCACGCCCAGCCTGCTGCAGCAGGAACTGGTTGCCGCCGGCCGGCTGGGCCGCAAGAGCGGCCACGGCTTCTACAGCTACGCCGCGGGCGCTGCCCGGCCGGCGCCGCAGACCGAGGAGCCGCACGAGGCCGAAGCCGCGATCACCGTGGTCGGCGGGCTGGGCGTGGCCGCGGCGCTGATCGGCCGCTTCGAGGCCGCCGGCATCGAGGTGCGCCGCACGGCTGGCGCGGGCGGCAGCGACGCCCAGGGCTGGCTGGAGATCGGCGGCGCCCGCGTGGCGCTGTCCGACGGCCGCACCGCCACCCGCCGCGCGGTGGAAGAGGGCGTGCCCAACCTGGTGCTGTTCGACCTCTGCCTGGATTACGCCACCACGCCGCGCCTGACGCTGGCGCGCGCCGACCAGTGCGGCCACGGCGCCTGGGGCGCCGCGGTGGGCACGCTGCAGCGGGCCGGCCTGGCGGTGTCGCGCATCGACGACGTCGCCGGCCTGGTGGGCCTGCGCACCGTGGCGATGCTGGCCAACGAAGCCGCCGACGCGGTGCTGCAGGGCATTGGCACCGCGGCCGACATCGACACCGCGATGCGCTTCGGCACCAACTATCCCAAGGGGCCGCTCGCCTGGGCCGACCAGCTCGGCGTGGCCTTCGTCGCCCGCGTGCTGGCCAACCTGCGCGAGCACTACGGCGAGGAACGCTACCGCGTGTCGCCGCTGATCCAGCGCAAGACCTTCAGTGGAGCCGCATTCCATGAGTGAAGCCGCCTACCGGGACGTCACTGCCGGCCTCGATCCGCAAGCCCTGGCCGAAAAGGTGCGCGACGGCATGTTCGAACGCGACCAGGCCGCGCGCAGCCTGGCGATGGAGATCACCGCCGTCGGCCCCGGCCGCGCCACCATCGCGATGAAGGTGCGCGAGGACATGCTGAACGGTTTCCGCATCTGCCACGGCGGCTTCATCACCACCTTGGCCGACACCGCCTTTGCCTACGCCTGCAACAGCGGCAACGAGCAGACCGTGGCGTCCGGCATCAGCGTGGATTTCATGGCGCCGGGCAAGCCGGGCGACGTGCTGACCGCCGAGGCGCAGCAGGTCTTCGAAGCCGGCCGCACCGGCGTGTACGACATCACCGTCACCAACCAGCAGGGCGAGCTGATCGCGGTCATGCGTGGCAAGTCCTACCGCCTCAAAGGGAGGCCGGTCGTAGAAATACAGGCCTGAACGGCCGCCGCCCGGACAACAAAAAACAGCCTGCCGGGCGGCTCCAGAACCAGCAGAGGGACAGAGGAGACAACCATGCCCATCAACAGCTATGCACCCCCGCAGCTCGAACCGATCGAGACCGCGAGCATCGACGAGCTGCGCGCGCTGCAGCTCGAGCGCCTGAAGTGGAGCGTGCGCCACGCCTACGAGAACGTGCCGCACTACCGCAAGAAGTTCGACGAGAAGGGCGTCCATCCGGACGACCTCAAGTCTCTCGCCGACCTCGCCAAGTTCCCCTTCACCAGCAAGTACGACCTGCGCGACAACTACCCCTTCGGCATGTTCGCGGTGCCGATGGACAGGATCGCCCGCGTCCATGCCTCGTCCGGCACCACCGGCAAGCCGACCGTGGTGGGCTACACGCTGAAGGACATCGACACCTGGGCCACCGTGGTGGCGCGCTCGATCCGCGCGGCGGGCGGGCGCCCCGGTGACATGGTGCACGTGTCCTACGGCTATGGCCTCTTCACCGGCGGCCTGGGGGCGCACTACGGCGCCGAGAAGCTGGGCTGCACCGTGGTGCCGATGTCCGGCGGCCAGACCGAGAAGCAGATCCAGATCATCCAGGACTTCAAGCCCAAGATCATCATGGTGACGCCCTCCTACATGCTGACCATCCTCGACGAGATGGAACGCATGGGCATCGACCCGAAATCCACCTCGCTGCGCATCGGCATCTTCGGCGCCGAGCCGTGGACGCCGGCGATGCGCGTCGCGATGGAGCAGCGCGCCGGCATCGACGCGGTGGACATCTACGGCCTGTCCGAAGTGATGGGGCCGGGCGTGGCCAATGAATGCGTCGAGACCAAGGACGGCCCGACCATCTGGGAAGACCACTTCTACCCCGAGATCATCGACCCCAATACCGGCGAGGTGCTGCCGGACGGTTCCGAAGGCGAGCTGGTGTTCACCTCGCTCTCCAAGGAAGCGATGCCGG
Above is a window of Azoarcus olearius DNA encoding:
- the paaG gene encoding 2-(1,2-epoxy-1,2-dihydrophenyl)acetyl-CoA isomerase PaaG, whose amino-acid sequence is MSSFETIRYEVAAGVATLTLNRPDRLNSFNDQMHREVREALAQVQAGRADGSVRVLVIAAAGRGFCAGQDLSDRNVSAGAEAPDLGASIEKNYKPLVTTLRNLDLPVIAAVNGVAAGAGANLALACDLVFAARSASFIQSFAKLGLVPDTGGSWILPRLLGPARALGLALLGDKLPAEQAEQWGLIWKCVDDDALQATVQQVAATLANGPTFGYAQTKKAIWASSTNDFDTQLDLERDAMRACGRSHDYREGVAAFMEKRAPQFKGN
- the paaH gene encoding 3-hydroxyacyl-CoA dehydrogenase PaaH, which codes for MTAADKALDKQVKVLVIGAGAMGSGIAHVAALAGHPVYLYDTRAEAIDKGIGGIAKDLAFLVEKGKLAGAERDAVLARISGITQLADAKDAGLAIEAIVENLDIKQKLFRELEALLAEDAVLASNTSSLSITAMGAALARPERLVGLHFFNPAPRMKLVEIVSGLATPRELAERMHATAKAWGKVPVHAKSTPGFIVNRVARPYYAEAQRVLAECAAEPATLDAAMREGCGFPMGPFELMDLIGHDVNFAVTNSVFDAYFGDKRFTPSLLQQELVAAGRLGRKSGHGFYSYAAGAARPAPQTEEPHEAEAAITVVGGLGVAAALIGRFEAAGIEVRRTAGAGGSDAQGWLEIGGARVALSDGRTATRRAVEEGVPNLVLFDLCLDYATTPRLTLARADQCGHGAWGAAVGTLQRAGLAVSRIDDVAGLVGLRTVAMLANEAADAVLQGIGTAADIDTAMRFGTNYPKGPLAWADQLGVAFVARVLANLREHYGEERYRVSPLIQRKTFSGAAFHE
- the paaI gene encoding hydroxyphenylacetyl-CoA thioesterase PaaI yields the protein MSEAAYRDVTAGLDPQALAEKVRDGMFERDQAARSLAMEITAVGPGRATIAMKVREDMLNGFRICHGGFITTLADTAFAYACNSGNEQTVASGISVDFMAPGKPGDVLTAEAQQVFEAGRTGVYDITVTNQQGELIAVMRGKSYRLKGRPVVEIQA
- the paaK gene encoding phenylacetate--CoA ligase PaaK — its product is MPINSYAPPQLEPIETASIDELRALQLERLKWSVRHAYENVPHYRKKFDEKGVHPDDLKSLADLAKFPFTSKYDLRDNYPFGMFAVPMDRIARVHASSGTTGKPTVVGYTLKDIDTWATVVARSIRAAGGRPGDMVHVSYGYGLFTGGLGAHYGAEKLGCTVVPMSGGQTEKQIQIIQDFKPKIIMVTPSYMLTILDEMERMGIDPKSTSLRIGIFGAEPWTPAMRVAMEQRAGIDAVDIYGLSEVMGPGVANECVETKDGPTIWEDHFYPEIIDPNTGEVLPDGSEGELVFTSLSKEAMPVIRYRTRDLTRLLPPSARSMRRMAKITGRSDDMLIIRGVNVFPTQIEELICKIPKLAPHYLLEVDKQGHMDTLTVKVEINAEAEVGRHPEHKEALARELTHSIKSLIGVSAKVLVGEPFSIERVTVGKAKRVIDRRPKD